The following are encoded in a window of Fibrobacter sp. UWB13 genomic DNA:
- a CDS encoding sulfurtransferase TusA family protein, translating to MQKMADERKKNLTSPIARWIDANRETAGFTESLRKLLMYACVEWIRRGTSALLTPEEALSKIVCCGLSEFPVGEWAENPEKYTDEIADFCEKVKILPLPAALQGEIPSLLDLRGVKCPLNSVRSRIVMSGYPAGRTLKIWLDEGSPIENVPGSLIADGHKVLSREKKGNYWEISVVKSDSKV from the coding sequence ATGCAAAAAATGGCAGATGAACGCAAGAAAAATTTAACATCTCCAATCGCTCGCTGGATAGATGCGAACCGCGAAACCGCAGGTTTTACAGAATCTTTACGTAAATTGTTAATGTATGCGTGTGTGGAATGGATCCGTCGCGGAACATCGGCACTCCTTACCCCCGAAGAGGCTCTATCTAAAATAGTATGTTGCGGACTTTCGGAGTTTCCGGTGGGGGAATGGGCTGAAAATCCCGAAAAATACACCGACGAAATCGCCGATTTCTGCGAAAAAGTGAAAATTTTGCCGTTGCCAGCCGCCCTCCAGGGCGAAATTCCCTCCCTTTTGGACCTCCGTGGCGTAAAATGCCCCCTCAATTCTGTCCGTTCGCGAATCGTCATGTCCGGTTATCCGGCAGGCCGAACGCTCAAAATCTGGCTCGATGAGGGTTCCCCGATCGAAAATGTGCCCGGATCGCTCATTGCCGACGGCCATAAAGTGCTTTCACGCGAAAAAAAAGGCAATTATTGGGAAATCTCTGTGGTCAAATCGGATTCTAAAGTATAG
- a CDS encoding SufD family Fe-S cluster assembly protein, translated as MNAEFIQNLPTAEQAIARLRELGMPKRNNELWSFFPVAKIPTPEFMGTDFTAAPMTSPAATPANQETDFAALLPIANNARPMVREIVNGAAEMAMLKCNNDFGHTVLDIGKGAKVSLEILDNKVTHDIVAERFDINVGEDADVEIFFANPACDLPLRFRHFNISQAAGSTVRFSSICKDTAIGRVSVECHLKGEGANFDYRSLHVLEGEASQHSRLTIYHEAPRTTSTQLARNLLSGSARVSYDGSVIVGYDCTGVNSSQLVNTILLSEDASVSVKPVLKIYHDDVECTHGNTVGELDAEQMFYLVSRGIPKKAAQEMLMRSFAQETFLPLPDSPAKKRLMSSL; from the coding sequence ATGAACGCTGAATTTATACAGAACTTGCCCACCGCGGAACAGGCGATAGCACGCCTCCGCGAACTCGGCATGCCCAAGCGCAATAACGAACTTTGGTCGTTCTTCCCGGTTGCCAAAATCCCGACCCCGGAATTCATGGGCACGGATTTTACAGCAGCCCCAATGACTTCCCCGGCAGCAACCCCGGCCAACCAAGAAACCGACTTTGCGGCCCTCCTCCCGATTGCAAACAACGCCCGCCCCATGGTTCGCGAAATCGTGAACGGCGCAGCCGAAATGGCGATGCTCAAGTGCAACAACGACTTCGGTCACACAGTTCTTGACATCGGCAAAGGCGCCAAGGTGAGCCTCGAAATTCTCGACAACAAGGTCACGCACGACATTGTCGCTGAACGTTTCGACATCAACGTTGGCGAAGATGCAGACGTCGAAATTTTCTTTGCAAATCCGGCTTGTGATTTGCCGCTCCGCTTTAGGCATTTCAACATTTCGCAAGCCGCAGGCTCCACCGTTCGATTCTCCAGCATCTGCAAAGATACAGCTATTGGTCGCGTGAGCGTCGAATGCCACCTCAAGGGCGAAGGCGCCAACTTTGATTACCGCAGCCTCCACGTTCTCGAAGGCGAAGCCTCGCAGCACAGCCGCCTCACAATTTACCACGAAGCCCCGCGCACCACAAGCACACAGCTTGCCCGCAACCTGCTTTCGGGTTCTGCACGTGTAAGCTACGACGGAAGCGTTATCGTCGGTTACGACTGCACCGGCGTCAACTCGAGCCAGCTCGTGAATACAATCCTCTTGAGCGAAGATGCTAGCGTCTCCGTAAAGCCCGTCCTCAAGATTTATCACGATGACGTGGAATGCACGCACGGCAACACCGTCGGCGAACTCGATGCGGAACAGATGTTCTACCTCGTGAGCCGCGGCATCCCGAAAAAGGCAGCCCAGGAAATGCTCATGCGCTCGTTCGCACAAGAGACATTCTTGCCGCTCCCCGACAGCCCCGCGAAAAAGCGGCTGATGAGCAGTCTTTAG
- a CDS encoding acyl-CoA thioesterase: MENAKTVKQSQVETRDIVHPSDVNAYNFVFGGHLTSLLDKAACIAACTHSRRKVTTVSIDNVRFFKPATVGTILTIKASVNRAFNTSMEIGVKVLGIDPQVSWQPQVICHAYMTFVALDENGRPTPIPSIIPETEDEIRRYEEAGIRREAKKKLATALENK; this comes from the coding sequence ATGGAAAACGCAAAGACAGTCAAGCAATCTCAAGTCGAAACCCGCGACATCGTTCACCCCTCCGACGTCAACGCCTACAATTTTGTATTCGGCGGACACCTGACATCACTTCTCGACAAGGCAGCCTGCATTGCCGCCTGCACCCATTCCAGACGCAAAGTCACAACGGTCTCGATCGACAACGTGCGTTTTTTCAAGCCAGCCACAGTCGGAACCATTCTCACAATCAAGGCATCCGTCAACCGCGCCTTCAACACCTCCATGGAAATCGGAGTGAAGGTCTTGGGAATCGACCCGCAAGTATCCTGGCAGCCCCAAGTCATCTGCCACGCTTATATGACATTTGTCGCCTTGGACGAAAACGGAAGACCGACCCCGATACCCTCGATTATTCCCGAAACTGAAGACGAAATCCGCCGCTACGAAGAAGCCGGCATCCGCCGTGAAGCCAAGAAAAAACTGGCAACGGCCCTAGAAAACAAATAA
- the sufC gene encoding Fe-S cluster assembly ATPase SufC: MLSIKNLKASIEDGTQILKGINLEVKPGEVHAIMGPNGSGKSTLSKVIAGHPAYRVDGGSVELDGKNLLEMEINERANSGLFISTQYPTEIPGVNNVEFLKMALNSKRAFLGQPEMSDEDFKKLCEEKMNLLEMDERYRERGVNDGMSGGEKKRNEILQMAILDPKVSFLDETDSGLDIDALRIVANGINHIMSPEKAVILVTHYQRLLDYIKPTYVHVLRHGKIILSGGPELALKLEDQGYDWIEEAK; this comes from the coding sequence ATGTTATCCATCAAGAACCTTAAAGCAAGTATCGAAGACGGCACCCAAATCCTGAAAGGGATCAATCTCGAGGTCAAGCCGGGAGAAGTCCACGCCATCATGGGCCCGAACGGCTCCGGCAAAAGCACACTTTCCAAAGTGATTGCAGGGCACCCCGCTTACCGCGTGGACGGCGGTTCCGTAGAACTGGACGGCAAGAACTTGCTCGAAATGGAAATCAACGAACGCGCCAACTCCGGTCTCTTCATCAGCACGCAGTACCCGACCGAAATTCCGGGCGTGAACAACGTCGAATTTTTGAAGATGGCGCTCAACAGCAAGCGAGCCTTCCTCGGCCAGCCCGAAATGAGCGACGAAGATTTCAAGAAGCTCTGCGAAGAAAAGATGAACTTGCTCGAAATGGACGAACGCTATCGTGAACGTGGCGTGAACGACGGCATGAGCGGTGGAGAAAAGAAGCGTAACGAAATCCTCCAGATGGCTATTCTCGACCCGAAGGTGAGCTTCCTCGACGAAACGGACTCCGGCCTCGACATTGACGCCCTCCGCATCGTGGCAAACGGCATCAATCACATCATGTCGCCCGAAAAGGCCGTGATTCTCGTGACGCATTACCAGCGCTTGCTGGACTACATCAAGCCCACTTACGTTCACGTGCTCCGTCACGGCAAAATCATCTTGAGCGGTGGCCCGGAACTCGCCCTCAAGCTCGAAGATCAAGGCTACGACTGGATTGAAGAAGCCAAGTAA
- a CDS encoding MATE family efflux transporter: MKQIDVKDRSLISLSWPLILTFAVSMIQPMMDSWFLSRTSETAAAGVGAMLPILGALFTALHAFSQSGASIVSQYIGAKQNSHASSTQTMVLFGSILLGIALTLIIYPLSGNIPQWMGLTEAPAAYATQFLSVVSFGFAFRALQTILTALIATHGLTIWNFVGNTLTIATNAALNVVFLEGYFGLPKMGVHGVALATALSWLISSGILWLVLKFKVHHHSKIRDWKRTRVLLPDWIRIGLPAAAEPISFQLFQVFITAMVVYIGTTAMTARVFAGNFAALSVILGVGLGSGNQILVAHLVGAHDYTKANRRVHQTLAVGIISGFLLSVAVALLGEHLLRLYTDNPEVLRLGKICLWCDVAVQPFKAVNFIVTTSLRAAGDSKFPALVGSGMMWTLGLATSLILAFVVGLGLPGLWLGMAADEFYRSFANIWRWKSGRWKSKAVV, encoded by the coding sequence ATGAAACAGATCGACGTCAAAGACCGTTCGCTCATCAGCCTTTCGTGGCCGCTAATCCTCACATTTGCCGTGAGCATGATCCAGCCCATGATGGACAGCTGGTTTTTGTCGCGCACTTCCGAAACCGCAGCCGCTGGCGTCGGCGCCATGCTCCCGATTCTCGGGGCGCTTTTTACAGCGCTCCACGCATTTTCGCAATCGGGCGCAAGCATCGTTTCACAGTACATTGGCGCCAAGCAGAACAGCCACGCAAGCAGCACACAGACAATGGTCCTGTTCGGGAGCATCCTTCTCGGCATCGCGCTCACGCTCATCATTTATCCGCTTTCCGGGAACATTCCGCAATGGATGGGACTCACCGAAGCCCCCGCCGCATACGCCACGCAATTTTTGAGCGTCGTTTCGTTCGGGTTTGCCTTCCGCGCTCTGCAAACCATTTTGACCGCCCTCATCGCGACCCACGGCCTTACCATTTGGAACTTTGTCGGCAACACTCTCACGATTGCCACAAACGCAGCCTTGAACGTCGTATTCCTCGAAGGATATTTCGGACTCCCTAAAATGGGCGTTCACGGCGTCGCCCTCGCAACCGCACTTTCCTGGCTCATTTCTTCGGGAATCCTGTGGCTTGTGCTCAAATTCAAAGTGCACCACCACAGCAAAATTCGCGACTGGAAACGCACCCGCGTTCTTTTGCCCGACTGGATCCGCATCGGCCTCCCCGCCGCCGCAGAACCCATCAGCTTCCAGCTATTCCAAGTGTTCATTACCGCGATGGTCGTCTACATCGGCACAACAGCAATGACCGCCCGCGTGTTCGCCGGTAACTTCGCCGCATTGTCCGTCATTCTCGGAGTCGGCCTCGGCAGCGGCAACCAGATTCTCGTAGCGCACCTCGTCGGTGCTCATGACTACACCAAAGCAAACCGCCGCGTTCACCAAACTCTCGCCGTGGGCATCATCAGCGGATTCTTGCTATCCGTCGCAGTAGCACTCCTCGGCGAACACCTGCTCAGGCTCTACACCGACAATCCAGAAGTTCTCCGCCTCGGGAAAATATGCCTCTGGTGCGATGTCGCCGTGCAACCGTTCAAAGCAGTGAACTTTATCGTCACCACATCGCTCCGTGCCGCTGGCGATTCCAAATTCCCGGCACTCGTGGGTAGCGGCATGATGTGGACGCTCGGCCTTGCCACCTCGCTTATCCTTGCATTTGTCGTTGGGCTTGGGCTCCCCGGCCTTTGGCTTGGTATGGCTGCAGACGAATTCTACCGTTCGTTCGCAAACATTTGGCGCTGGAAGAGCGGCCGCTGGAAAAGCAAGGCGGTGGTTTAG
- a CDS encoding Rpn family recombination-promoting nuclease/putative transposase has protein sequence MENNNNIAVAHWGKTISEARTYEEYKGAGVFADLLTDRTFKKAFNPDTKNKVCLIALLNAVLEGEISSPIVDVQSRDKEFNDGSNENRTTVFDLYCIDSAQRRFIIEVQLLMQENIVNRAIYYASQTVIAQGERGQKYNYELKPVVTVVFMEFNVFVDDRYIRRAKLREINGASVSEVLSFAFVELPKFNKPLDQLETTLDRGLYALKNMKNMTQMPKLYANTAFELLFSSAFLAKLSKEEQKMIDEAQKAKWDEYAINKAALDRGRNQKAREVAKDLLIEGDSVEKVVRVSKLSEADVLAIKAEIDQK, from the coding sequence ATGGAAAACAATAATAACATTGCTGTAGCCCATTGGGGTAAAACTATTAGCGAGGCTAGAACTTATGAGGAATACAAAGGAGCAGGTGTCTTTGCTGACCTTCTTACGGACAGGACTTTCAAGAAAGCCTTCAATCCTGATACCAAGAATAAGGTTTGTCTGATTGCGCTCTTGAATGCTGTGCTTGAAGGAGAAATATCATCGCCAATTGTGGATGTACAGTCCCGTGACAAGGAATTCAATGACGGGTCGAACGAAAACCGGACAACAGTCTTTGACTTGTACTGCATCGATTCGGCGCAACGACGCTTTATCATCGAAGTGCAGCTCCTCATGCAAGAAAACATTGTCAACCGAGCGATTTATTACGCATCGCAGACGGTCATTGCGCAGGGCGAGCGTGGACAAAAGTACAATTACGAGCTGAAGCCGGTTGTTACAGTAGTTTTTATGGAATTCAACGTATTTGTCGATGACCGCTACATCCGCCGAGCCAAGCTCCGTGAAATCAATGGGGCTAGCGTTAGCGAAGTTCTTTCATTCGCATTTGTGGAACTCCCGAAGTTCAACAAACCTCTGGACCAGCTTGAAACAACGCTAGACAGGGGGCTTTACGCGCTTAAGAACATGAAAAACATGACGCAGATGCCCAAGCTGTATGCCAATACGGCGTTTGAGCTCTTGTTTTCGAGTGCGTTTTTGGCTAAATTATCGAAAGAGGAACAGAAAATGATTGACGAAGCGCAGAAAGCCAAATGGGATGAATATGCAATCAACAAGGCCGCCCTTGATCGAGGCCGTAATCAAAAGGCTCGCGAAGTGGCAAAAGATTTGCTTATTGAAGGTGATTCTGTAGAAAAGGTCGTACGCGTTTCAAAGCTTTCTGAAGCTGATGTCTTAGCGATTAAAGCGGAAATCGATCAAAAGTAA
- a CDS encoding Rpn family recombination-promoting nuclease/putative transposase, translating to MENNIVVEIKNNHGEMIGEAKTFEEFKGAGVFADLLLDRTFKKAFNPDTQNKVCLIALLNAVLEGEIASPIVDVQSRNKEYSDGSNENRTSVFDLHCIDSAQRRFIIEVQILFQENIVNRSIYYASQTIIAQGQRGKKYNYELSPVVTVVFMEFNVFADDRYIRRAKLREVNGASISDALNFAFVELPKFNKPLDELETTLDKGLYALKNMKNMTQMPKQYVNTVFELLFSTAKLAKLSKEEQKMIDEAQKAKWDEYAIHKAAVDSGLRQGGILKARKIAEKMLLKNEPIDKIIDFTELSEADVLAIKASLGQS from the coding sequence ATGGAAAATAATATTGTGGTCGAAATAAAAAATAACCATGGTGAAATGATTGGCGAAGCTAAGACTTTCGAAGAATTCAAAGGGGCTGGCGTCTTCGCGGATCTTCTTCTCGACAGAACTTTCAAGAAGGCGTTCAATCCTGACACGCAGAATAAGGTCTGTTTGATTGCGCTTTTGAACGCCGTACTTGAAGGCGAAATAGCATCTCCGATTGTTGATGTGCAGTCCCGAAACAAGGAATACAGTGACGGTTCGAACGAAAATCGGACTTCCGTTTTCGACTTGCATTGCATCGATTCGGCACAGCGTAGGTTCATCATCGAGGTTCAGATTCTTTTTCAGGAAAACATAGTCAATCGCTCGATTTATTACGCCTCGCAGACAATCATTGCTCAGGGGCAACGCGGCAAAAAGTACAATTACGAATTGAGCCCTGTCGTTACGGTAGTGTTCATGGAATTCAATGTGTTTGCCGACGACCGCTACATCCGTCGGGCAAAACTTCGCGAAGTCAACGGCGCTAGCATCAGCGATGCTCTCAATTTTGCGTTTGTAGAACTTCCTAAGTTCAACAAGCCTTTGGACGAACTAGAAACGACGCTTGACAAGGGACTTTACGCTCTCAAGAACATGAAAAACATGACGCAGATGCCTAAGCAGTATGTGAACACGGTGTTCGAACTCTTGTTTTCGACGGCGAAATTGGCTAAATTATCGAAAGAGGAACAGAAGATGATTGACGAAGCACAGAAAGCCAAGTGGGATGAATACGCAATTCATAAAGCGGCTGTTGATAGCGGCTTGCGTCAGGGAGGCATTCTAAAAGCGCGCAAAATTGCAGAAAAAATGCTGTTGAAAAATGAACCTATTGATAAAATTATCGATTTTACTGAGCTTTCTGAAGCAGATGTTCTTGCCATTAAGGCTTCTCTCGGCCAATCGTAA
- the dnaG gene encoding DNA primase, translating to MPFYSDEIIQELKNQADIALVIQQFLPLKKSGVNKYVGVCPFHDDHSPSMSVNSTLGIYKCFACGAGGDVFKFIQEHEKLDFKGAVEWVANFVGFALPNLGNNVNTEVLEERTMVRKLNELACEWFEQQLTLSPKALEYLNKRHVSPETRKQFHIGYAPTGREGLIGYAARNGFSPRDCVKAGLAVEKENGGIADKFRDRLMIAIQNLSGVVVAFGGRDLSDPASHNGIKLAKYMNSPETALYSKRDILFGLNHSRNAIMKENAVIIVEGYFDLISLYQSGVQNVVAASGTALTENHASILARYAKTAYLVFDGDAAGQNATRRSLEIVLPKGLSPKVFALSRPDGTKIDPDNFVNEQGPDAFRRALRTAEDWLSYLGRTMPNNSPEDRAAFITQAKTLIKSIENPELRNQYLKLVSERYSTTRSLAGIKVAHPKREKAPTAEQPAAPQVSVPWELLSPIEVRFANLLYRNPTLLDRAAEYFDMDFAASGIQIFDSPLIDEFIQSILAQYAETGTFSPRTLYESLSPQLQLFLEQLPDETWKTPNEILEFYDTVAVLTLNLCDRYKKLIPLDSEAGMRLRMQLNKFTQGIQTISKKRKISAITPDVFAEQIIQSKAPLIDLYTSIKDLSSGVAQSTTAQFNNTQFAIPQATTAAQPSSPQFNNAQPAQFAQPEMPPEMEAPPPFDNGEQFASSEPPEEAPYDPNEEPYVPDDEPYVPDDDFGAMDDFG from the coding sequence ATGCCTTTCTACTCCGACGAAATCATCCAAGAACTCAAGAACCAGGCGGATATCGCGCTGGTCATTCAGCAGTTCTTGCCGCTCAAAAAAAGCGGGGTCAACAAATACGTCGGCGTGTGCCCATTCCACGATGACCACTCCCCATCCATGTCGGTAAATTCCACGCTGGGCATTTACAAGTGCTTTGCATGTGGCGCAGGTGGCGATGTTTTCAAGTTCATCCAAGAACACGAGAAACTCGACTTCAAGGGCGCTGTAGAATGGGTCGCAAACTTTGTGGGTTTTGCACTTCCGAACCTCGGCAACAACGTCAATACCGAAGTGCTCGAAGAACGCACGATGGTCCGCAAGTTGAACGAGCTTGCCTGCGAATGGTTCGAGCAACAGCTCACGTTAAGCCCCAAGGCGTTGGAGTATTTGAACAAGCGTCATGTTTCGCCTGAGACGCGCAAACAGTTCCACATCGGCTACGCCCCAACAGGGCGAGAAGGCTTAATTGGCTACGCCGCACGCAACGGTTTTTCGCCACGCGATTGCGTCAAGGCAGGGCTAGCCGTTGAAAAAGAAAACGGCGGTATCGCAGACAAGTTCCGCGACCGCTTGATGATTGCCATCCAGAACCTTTCGGGAGTCGTTGTCGCATTTGGCGGTCGAGACCTGAGCGACCCCGCATCGCATAACGGAATAAAGCTAGCCAAGTACATGAACAGCCCGGAAACCGCCCTTTACAGCAAGCGCGATATTCTCTTCGGGTTGAATCACAGCCGAAACGCCATCATGAAGGAAAATGCGGTCATCATTGTCGAAGGATATTTTGACCTCATCAGCCTTTACCAAAGCGGCGTGCAAAACGTCGTAGCCGCCTCGGGTACGGCGCTGACCGAAAATCACGCAAGCATTCTCGCCCGCTATGCGAAAACGGCTTACCTTGTTTTTGACGGAGATGCCGCCGGGCAAAATGCCACGCGCCGCAGTCTCGAAATTGTGCTCCCCAAGGGCCTTTCGCCAAAAGTCTTTGCGCTTTCGCGACCGGACGGCACCAAAATTGACCCGGACAACTTTGTAAACGAGCAAGGCCCGGACGCCTTCAGAAGAGCGCTCCGCACCGCCGAAGACTGGCTCAGCTATCTCGGACGAACCATGCCGAACAACAGTCCCGAAGACCGAGCCGCATTCATCACGCAAGCAAAGACGCTTATCAAGAGCATCGAGAATCCGGAGCTCCGCAACCAGTATTTGAAGCTTGTTTCAGAGCGTTACAGCACAACGCGTTCCCTCGCAGGCATCAAGGTGGCACACCCGAAACGCGAAAAAGCACCCACCGCCGAACAGCCCGCAGCACCGCAAGTAAGCGTCCCGTGGGAACTTTTGTCGCCGATTGAAGTGCGCTTTGCAAACCTTCTTTACCGCAACCCCACCCTTCTCGACCGCGCTGCAGAATATTTCGACATGGACTTTGCCGCAAGCGGAATCCAAATTTTTGATTCTCCGCTCATCGATGAATTTATCCAGTCCATTCTCGCGCAATATGCAGAAACGGGCACATTCTCGCCGAGAACATTGTACGAATCGCTTTCGCCGCAGTTGCAGCTTTTCTTGGAGCAACTCCCCGACGAGACGTGGAAAACGCCGAACGAGATTCTGGAATTTTACGACACGGTTGCCGTGCTCACACTCAATCTGTGCGACCGCTATAAAAAGCTCATTCCGCTCGACTCCGAAGCGGGCATGCGTCTCCGTATGCAGTTGAACAAGTTCACGCAGGGCATCCAGACGATTTCCAAGAAGCGCAAGATTTCGGCCATTACGCCGGACGTTTTCGCCGAGCAGATAATTCAGAGCAAAGCTCCGCTCATTGACCTTTATACGTCAATTAAAGATTTGTCGTCGGGCGTTGCGCAATCCACTACCGCGCAGTTCAACAACACGCAGTTTGCAATCCCGCAAGCCACGACCGCAGCACAACCAAGTTCGCCGCAGTTTAACAACGCACAGCCGGCGCAGTTCGCACAACCCGAAATGCCCCCGGAGATGGAAGCCCCGCCTCCATTCGATAATGGCGAGCAATTCGCATCGAGCGAACCTCCCGAAGAAGCACCTTACGATCCGAACGAAGAGCCTTACGTCCCTGATGATGAGCCCTACGTTCCCGACGATGACTTTGGAGCCATGGACGATTTCGGCTAA
- a CDS encoding SulP family inorganic anion transporter, with protein sequence MSDIHAKESVKQYLTGVVSTITPEIVRSFKRGYTRKDFTSDLMSGLIVGILALPLAIAFAIASGVGPEQGLYTAIIAGFIISLLGGSRFQIGGPTGAFIVIVYGIVSQYGYDGLASATLLAGIFLVIFGLAKFGAIIKFIPYPVTVGFTAGIAIIIALGQVPNFFGLTFAGADPADAVGKIKLYVSSFGSMNVYSVIVGVVALAVCILWPKITTKVPGSLIAIIVATVMVKVLGWDDPVNGHGVVTIGMKNHIPSGFPVPHLPNISLEMMQKVFQPALTIAMLGAIESLLSAVVADGMTSTKHRSNTELFGQGVANILSPIFGGIPATGAIARTATNIRNGAVSPISGLVHAVVLLLIMLVLGKYAEMIPMAALAAVLFQVAFNMCGYRSVIKMFKAPKSDVTVMLVAFFLTVIIDLTVAIEVGVLLAAVLFIKRMSDVAEVEAVSSALKDDDDEAARNTLGRQVPKGVLVYELAGSLFFGAVDKFKETMNRISEKPKILILRMRSVSSIDAAGINMIEDLLKRCKSEGTQLLLSGVHAQPVVALTRAGVLAQLGEENALGNIDAALNRARELLGLPVIDTSNEAVAAPTVSWEKSLDKPWMPEESNAAVAEETPEVIAERMMDEPIKKIEERK encoded by the coding sequence ATGTCTGATATTCACGCCAAGGAATCCGTCAAGCAGTATTTGACAGGCGTCGTTTCGACAATCACCCCGGAAATCGTTCGTAGCTTCAAGCGCGGCTACACTCGCAAGGATTTCACTAGCGACTTGATGTCGGGCTTGATCGTCGGCATTTTGGCTCTCCCGTTGGCGATTGCGTTTGCTATCGCTTCTGGCGTGGGTCCGGAACAGGGCCTTTACACCGCCATTATCGCTGGCTTCATCATCTCGCTGTTGGGCGGTTCCCGCTTCCAGATTGGCGGCCCGACGGGCGCATTCATCGTGATCGTTTACGGCATCGTGAGCCAGTACGGTTATGATGGCCTTGCTTCGGCAACGCTCTTGGCCGGTATCTTCCTCGTCATTTTCGGTCTTGCTAAGTTCGGCGCGATTATCAAGTTCATCCCGTATCCGGTGACGGTCGGATTTACGGCGGGTATCGCTATTATCATTGCGCTTGGTCAGGTGCCGAACTTCTTTGGACTTACGTTTGCGGGCGCTGATCCGGCTGATGCCGTGGGCAAAATCAAGCTTTACGTTTCTTCTTTCGGTTCCATGAACGTCTACTCTGTGATTGTGGGCGTTGTCGCTCTCGCGGTCTGCATTTTGTGGCCGAAGATTACCACGAAGGTTCCGGGTTCCCTCATTGCGATTATTGTGGCGACGGTGATGGTAAAGGTCCTTGGCTGGGACGATCCGGTGAACGGTCACGGCGTGGTGACGATTGGCATGAAGAATCACATCCCAAGCGGATTCCCGGTGCCGCACCTCCCGAATATCAGCCTCGAAATGATGCAAAAGGTGTTCCAGCCGGCACTTACGATTGCTATGCTCGGTGCTATCGAATCGCTCCTTTCTGCTGTGGTGGCTGACGGTATGACGAGTACCAAGCACCGCTCCAACACGGAACTTTTCGGTCAGGGTGTCGCTAACATCTTGAGCCCGATTTTTGGCGGTATCCCGGCAACGGGTGCTATTGCCCGTACCGCAACGAACATCCGTAACGGTGCCGTGAGCCCGATTTCTGGCCTTGTTCACGCCGTCGTTCTTTTGCTCATTATGCTCGTGCTTGGCAAGTATGCCGAAATGATCCCGATGGCAGCCCTTGCTGCCGTGCTTTTCCAGGTTGCTTTCAATATGTGCGGTTATCGCAGCGTGATCAAGATGTTCAAGGCTCCGAAGAGCGACGTGACGGTGATGCTTGTTGCCTTCTTCCTCACGGTGATTATTGACCTTACGGTCGCTATCGAAGTGGGCGTGCTCCTTGCTGCCGTGCTCTTCATCAAGCGCATGAGCGATGTGGCCGAAGTCGAAGCGGTTTCTTCTGCCTTGAAGGATGACGATGACGAAGCTGCCCGCAATACTCTCGGCCGCCAGGTACCGAAGGGTGTGCTTGTGTACGAACTTGCCGGTTCGCTCTTCTTTGGTGCTGTGGACAAGTTCAAGGAAACGATGAACCGCATTTCCGAAAAGCCGAAGATCTTGATTTTGCGCATGCGTAGCGTCTCTAGCATTGACGCTGCCGGTATCAACATGATTGAAGACTTGCTCAAGCGTTGCAAGAGCGAAGGTACGCAGCTTCTCTTGAGTGGCGTGCATGCCCAGCCGGTGGTGGCTTTGACCCGTGCCGGTGTGCTTGCCCAGCTTGGCGAAGAAAACGCTCTCGGTAACATTGATGCGGCCCTCAACCGCGCCCGCGAACTTTTGGGCCTCCCGGTGATTGACACTTCGAACGAGGCTGTGGCCGCCCCGACGGTTTCTTGGGAAAAGAGCCTCGACAAGCCGTGGATGCCGGAAGAATCGAACGCTGCCGTGGCTGAAGAAACTCCGGAAGTCATTGCCGAACGCATGATGGACGAACCCATCAAGAAGATTGAAGAACGTAAGTAA